The genomic interval atttaaatcgaaggttgatgatgaatcgtcctatcaaaattgttttaagcaattcagtttatactattcacggaaatttgtttattcccatttttatttcagtaggtagttgttacataggtaatatatacataatcttgaggttggaaatgggcccagcaaaagggcccacgctaatattgaaacttacatttcgagcctaataaaaaaagttaaccgattcTTGGTATGTTAAAGcatgtattagttgtttgtgtatatcgtaagaaatttgttttgttgaaataaccAAACTTTaagtcccaaagtgcaatatcctatacatttttacacatgAAATAGTtacaaagttatttaattttactcagggcccatattttccaacagatagtggggcccacatgccatcgggcatgttcgcttgtatggccagtccgccactgggtgCATGCATGATGCATGCGGAATGTCTTTTATTTTGGGCACATTGCtcttaatgcttaattgatccctttgcccatttattattagaaaaaattgaggggataaaacagagcttgcagtttaccatagacggtgtttttcctgtcgaagccaagcaactgcttttgtctactactgtaaacaaaagaagacagatggagctgtgtatccaaaaggctgctcaaaaaagaatcttaaaactagactcgcactcaagactaaatgagacaaatctattcctccgaacattttgtaaactattcaatacatctgtggcaggttcaaaatctaatattaatgttaaagaaacagttttgttttttagaaacctgtcattgtttaatgtattaacagaggcttaatatttggaaggatatcagcactttttagacaattaatagagaaagtgaatccacgccggatatattgttattattgatggcaacaaaaattaaatatgaagagtttggttgtacCTCTTTAAAATCtgtttggtgtcccgtcaatagtgtggatgctgaaaagtattttagtaaatacaatataattgttaccgatcgtcgcacgaatctcaaaaatgaatctgtagaaatatgctccatgttaatAAAAGTACAAGAGTAAATTGAGATTCGAATTGATATGAGAAAATTGTGGTTATTTTTTaacgtaaataattatatatctttatgtttattaatagaatattttatttacaacatataaaaaaaattcgggtgtgaccaacccatgactttatctatgtatttgaggaatataagaaggttacaaaacaaaattcgatattgaattgatgactatgatagcgatacaaattgagcgcaaatgtatggaaacttgcacaaaacaaaagttctacttccggttaggCTTGGGCATAGTAGTTCGCAACTGAGATCGCTCAGTTTAGTTCGCCGCTCCTAAACGAACTAGTTCGCTCTTCTAGTTCGTCAGCTCCCAGCTCGAATCAGTGAAAGGCAGATCGTTCGCTCGTTCGTTCGCTCGTTTTGGCTCGATGAAAGAATAACACATGacgcaaaaaagaaaacaaaaataatcaaattttttttatttttttagaaataatcaacaattataTAACTATTAGGTACTGGTtagttcttataaaaaatatcacttacaCTTATAAAGTTGTTacctaacaattaaacataatgacTTGTTTGAGTGAgatcgtatgtataaaaaaaaaataaaatggaaaaaaaatattacatattactgtgtaaaaatatcaatttggacACTTTATTCGATGACAATAGTGTTCTACGTTCATTAAGGACTTGACCCGTCGCTGAAAAAACGCGTTCGCAGGGCACAGATGTTGCTACGAcacaaaatcttttcaaaacatACGCGTAAACGTGAGGGTATATCAAACGACGTTCATGCCACCATTGAAGCGGATCTTCTTTACGATTTAGATACTCTTCATTTAGGTATTTATCTAATTCGCGAATGCCAGCAGCAAGCTGGTTATCTGGCctagtaattttttgtatttcttggtCGTATTCATCCCATATGcagctatttttattactaggtaTAGATGTTGATGCGTCGCTGGAAGTAGGAACAGCCTCTGGAGTATCCCCTTGAACTAATTGTACTTGGCCGATTTTATTTCTAAGGGCTTGTACTACCATTTCACAGGCTCTTTGATTTTTGAATCCCCTCGTCTTAAATCGAGGATCCAAAATCGTACACTCTGCGTATAACATATTCTTCTCTATATCTTTGAAACGATCTTCCATGCCTTTCTTTAGCAGAGACTGCACatcaactatttttgtattgtaagaaacatgtttttgtaaaaaaaattttagtaaattacacaaaattattattttagataaagTGACGTTTTTCTCGGCACTTATTTCTACGGTAATCTCGTAGAATGGACTGAGTAACGGTAAAACTTCCTCTATGACTTCCCAGTCCCCTTCATTTAAAGTTAAATCAGGACGTAGAAGTGCAACGGTAGCAATCACTGCATCCTTTACCTGTACTATTCGCTTGAGCATGTCAAAAGTGGAATTCCAGCGGGTTTGTACATCCTGCTTGAGCTTAAGAACAGGCAAATTCATTTGCTGCTGCGTAGCAGCCAATTTATGTTTTCCTTGTGTGCTACGATTAAAAAACTCGACAATATTTTTAACTCTTCCCAAAACGTCACATATCTTTTTCGTAGCTTATTGTACAACAAGATTTAGAGAGTGAGCGAAACATGAGATGGACCGCCAATCACCAAGTCTAACAGCAGATAAGATATTTGCTGCATTATCGCTAACAATGGCGGCAACTTTGTGTGAAATGTTCCACTCTGCCATAACAACTTTCATAAAGTCGCACAAGTTTTGACTAGTATGTCGCTCTTTATAATTGATACAACCAAGTAATACTGAGTGAAGTTTAGTCtcttcatttataaaatgagcTACAATAGCTATATAGCTGTCGTTATTTCTAGACGTCCAACCATCAGTACTAAGAGACAACGCTGGTGCTGCTTGTACCTTTATTTTTGCTTCAGCCATGACGTCATTGTGAATTCTTGACATTAAATTTTCCGATAACGTTTTTCTTGATGGTAGTTTATAGCCTGGGCATTGAAAAACTAATTCAATAAGTTTACGAAATTCTGTTTCTTCTACGATTCTTAAGGCGTGATGCCCTTTAGCTACCATCTTGACAAGTAGTTTATCAATTTGCTCAATCTTTCGAACTGGCGGTGGTCTACGAATGTATTGGGTCATCGATTGTTGGGAGTCTACTATATTTGATGATGCTGAAATTATATTCTCCGATTCAC from Arctopsyche grandis isolate Sample6627 chromosome 9, ASM5162203v2, whole genome shotgun sequence carries:
- the LOC143917080 gene encoding E3 SUMO-protein ligase ZBED1-like, with translation MNLPVLKLKQDVQTRWNSTFDMLKRIVQVKDAVIATVALLRPDLTLNEGDWEVIEEVLPLLSPFYEITVEISAEKNVTLSKIIILCNLLKFFLQKHVSYNTKIVDVQSLLKKGMEDRFKDIEKNMLYAECTILDPRFKTRGFKNQRACEMVVQALRNKIGQVQLVQGDTPEAVPTSSDASTSIPSNKNSCIWDEYDQEIQKITRPDNQLAAGIRELDKYLNEEYLNRKEDPLQWWHERRLIYPHVYAYVLKRFCVVATSVPCERVFSATGQVLNERRTLLSSNKVSKLIFLHSNM